One Comamonas endophytica DNA window includes the following coding sequences:
- a CDS encoding extracellular solute-binding protein codes for MKFWKKALCASAVGVATLAQAQPAPQAVTVYSSRIENLLKPTLDQYTQQTGVKINLLTDRGGSLSERLAAEGKSSPADVLITVDMGNLHNAAERGLLRRIDSPMLNANVPANFRDPGNRWWGLSQRERTIFYAADRVKPAQLSTYEDLADPKWKGKLCLRTSKQTYTQSLVAMMIAKHGVQQAEAITRGWVNNLAGDVFTNDNSLLKAIAAGQCDVGIANTYYYGRILSREPEFGQGVKLFWANQGANQGGAHVNLSGAGVTTHAKNPEGARKLLEWLSSEGVQTAYTHGTFESPINTRAKADPIVQAWGKFTPSPLNAADIGSRQAEAIRLLDRVGYR; via the coding sequence ATGAAATTCTGGAAAAAAGCCCTGTGCGCGAGCGCAGTCGGCGTGGCCACGCTGGCCCAGGCCCAACCCGCGCCGCAGGCGGTCACCGTCTATTCGTCGCGCATCGAGAACCTGCTCAAGCCCACGCTCGACCAGTACACGCAGCAGACCGGCGTCAAGATCAACCTGCTGACGGACCGCGGCGGCTCGCTGTCCGAGCGCCTGGCGGCCGAAGGCAAGAGCTCGCCCGCCGACGTGCTGATCACCGTGGACATGGGCAACCTGCACAACGCCGCCGAACGCGGCCTGCTGCGCAGGATCGACTCGCCGATGCTCAACGCCAATGTGCCGGCCAACTTCCGCGACCCGGGCAACCGCTGGTGGGGCCTGTCGCAGCGCGAGCGCACGATCTTCTACGCGGCCGACCGCGTCAAGCCCGCGCAGCTGAGCACCTACGAGGACCTGGCCGACCCGAAGTGGAAGGGCAAGCTGTGCCTGCGTACCTCCAAGCAGACCTACACCCAGTCGCTGGTGGCGATGATGATCGCCAAGCATGGCGTGCAGCAGGCCGAGGCCATCACGCGCGGCTGGGTGAACAACCTGGCGGGCGACGTGTTCACCAACGACAACAGCCTGCTCAAGGCGATCGCCGCGGGCCAGTGCGACGTGGGCATCGCCAACACCTATTACTACGGCCGCATCCTGTCGCGCGAGCCCGAGTTCGGCCAGGGCGTGAAGCTGTTCTGGGCCAACCAGGGAGCGAACCAGGGCGGCGCGCACGTCAACCTGTCGGGCGCGGGCGTCACCACCCATGCCAAGAATCCCGAGGGCGCGCGCAAGCTGCTCGAGTGGCTGTCGTCCGAAGGCGTGCAGACGGCCTACACCCACGGCACCTTCGAGAGCCCGATCAACACCCGGGCCAAGGCCGACCCGATCGTGCAGGCCTGGGGCAAGTTCACGCCAAGCCCGCTGAACGCCGCGGACATCGGCTCACGCCAGGCCGAAGCCATCCGCCTGCTGGACCGCGTCGGCTACCGCTGA